TTGCAATTGTGCTACGAAGGCTTGCCGCGCTTCGCTGATGCCGGAGAAGGTTTGGTCTAAAACGTCCTTCAGCCGATCAACTGGCATCGTTCTTGGCCTTTTCCGGAGCATCAGGTTCAGCAGTCTTCGCTTTGATCAGTTCGTTGATACCATTTTCCAGATCGGTGAGGTAACCGCCAATACTCCATGCCAGCTTATGACCATCGCTGCTCAATTCGATGCCGCTGACCAAATCGGGGGCCGTCACGAAGCGGAGTTCGCCTTTCTCGCCAAGCATGTCACGGATCGCCTTGGTTACCGTTGTTTGCTCAGTCGCCGCCAAATCGAAGCAAGTGCGTACGACAATCGGTCCGGCTTGGGCTTGTAGAGCTGCCGTCAGTTTTGTTTTTTCGTCGGCGCCCAAGGCCTGCAGGCGGTCGACGAAAACCGCCACCATGCGTTCCTCCAGTTTGGCGCCGGCCAGGTCGTCCAGTGCCTTGCGGGCGATGGCGAAAACCTCTTGCTGTGTCCGGCGGCTGATTTCCTGGTTGAGATTCTGCACGTCTTGTTGCAGGTTTTCCTGACGTTTGGCGGCCAGTTGGTTGGCATCCTGGCGCGCCGCTTCAAGCAGGCGCTGGCGTTCGCTATTGGCAGCAGCCATGGCCTGGGCCAACATGTTTGCTTTCTCTTTGTGGAAAGCGGCATTCTTCTGCTCGAAATCGGCGCGATCCTTGGCGGCTTCCGCCTTTTTCGCATCGGCGTCGGCGAGTTCGTTGGCGATGCGCTGCTCCCGCGCGTCGATGGCATCGAGGATTGGATGGTAGAGAAAGCGCTTCAGCAACCAGACCAGAATCAGGAAGTTGAGCACCTGCGCGCCGACGGTGAACCAGTCGATGAGCATGATCTACTGTCCGGCGACTTGGGCGATGGCATGGTTCCAGAACGGGTTGGCGAAGAGCAGGATCATCGATACGACGAAACAGTAGATCGCCACCGATTCGACCATGGCCAAGCCAACAAACAGCGTGCGGGTGATGGTAGCTGAGGCATCCGGCTGCTGTGCCAGTGCAGTCAGTGCCGTCGCTACCGCCTTGCCTTCGCCGAGCGCCGGGCCAATGCTGCCGATGGCGATCGTCAGGCCGGCAGTGATGATCGAGACTACTGCGATGATTGTCATGCTGTCCATGCTCATTCCTTTCGTGATTCATGTTGTTCGGGCGTATCCGCAGCACTGGGCGGCTTGCGGGAGCGCGTTGCGG
The nucleotide sequence above comes from Betaproteobacteria bacterium. Encoded proteins:
- a CDS encoding F0F1 ATP synthase subunit C — its product is MDSMTIIAVVSIITAGLTIAIGSIGPALGEGKAVATALTALAQQPDASATITRTLFVGLAMVESVAIYCFVVSMILLFANPFWNHAIAQVAGQ
- a CDS encoding F0F1 ATP synthase subunit B; this encodes MLIDWFTVGAQVLNFLILVWLLKRFLYHPILDAIDAREQRIANELADADAKKAEAAKDRADFEQKNAAFHKEKANMLAQAMAAANSERQRLLEAARQDANQLAAKRQENLQQDVQNLNQEISRRTQQEVFAIARKALDDLAGAKLEERMVAVFVDRLQALGADEKTKLTAALQAQAGPIVVRTCFDLAATEQTTVTKAIRDMLGEKGELRFVTAPDLVSGIELSSDGHKLAWSIGGYLTDLENGINELIKAKTAEPDAPEKAKNDAS